The Impatiens glandulifera chromosome 3, dImpGla2.1, whole genome shotgun sequence genome contains a region encoding:
- the LOC124932747 gene encoding protein indeterminate-domain 16-like, which yields MDHDHRELQFFRPTSSSSSTRIPPWQTAATPIQPPLKFRSPPSSPSDPFEMGPSLDLQLSICVRAPSKKRPPRPANRDPLSVEALRWQAAEQIQLAAAEKAYAERVREMTRREMELARSEFTRAKRVWERAREEVERAELMKEKATRRVDSSCMEITCHSCRHKFRPVN from the coding sequence ATGGATCATGATCATAGGGAGCTCCAATTCTTCCGGCCaacttcctcctcttcttctacCAGAATCCCTCCATGGCAAACGGCGGCGACACCGATCCAACCACCACTCAAATTCCGATCACCGCCGTCTTCTCCATCCGATCCCTTTGAAATGGGTCCCTCCTTAGACCTCCAACTTTCAATCTGTGTTCGAGCCCCTTCAAAGAAGAGGCCTCCACGGCCAGCTAATCGGGACCCACTTTCAGTGGAGGCGCTGAGGTGGCAGGCGGCGGAGCAGATACAGCTGGCGGCGGCGGAGAAGGCTTACGCAGAGAGAGTGAGAGAGATGACGAGGAGAGAAATGGAACTTGCAAGATCTGAATTCACCCGAGCTAAACGGGTATGGGAACGGGCTAGGGAAGAAGTTGAAAGGGCTGAGTTAATGAAAGAGAAAGCTACTCGCCGAGTTGACTCGTCTTGCATGGAGATCACTTGTCATTCATGTAGGCATAAATTCCGACcggttaattaa